The following proteins come from a genomic window of Pseudomonas cichorii:
- a CDS encoding FAD-binding and (Fe-S)-binding domain-containing protein, with translation MSLSENFIREARRLIPEHRRFDDPLSTLAFGTDASFYRLIPQLVIRVESEDEVVALLKLAQTEKVPVTFRAAGTSLSGQAISDSVLLVLGDNWNAREVREQGAQIRLQPGVIGAQANAWLAPFGRKIGPDPASINACKIGGIVANNASGMCCGTAQNTYHTLAGIRLVLADGTRLDTEDPASVQAFRASHIVLLEQLAHLSRKTRANTELAARIRHKYRLKNTTGLSLNALVDFDEPLDILSHLLVGSEGTLGFISAVTYNTVPDHPHKASALIVFPDVETCCNAVTVLKSQPVAAVELLDRRSMRSVQDKPGMPAFVRELSENACALLIEARAASEALLHEQLAHIMASLASFPVEKQVDFTEDPLENARLWAIRKDTFPAVGAVRQTGTTVIIEDVTFPVEQLAIGVRRLIALFDKHHYDEAILFGHALEGNLHFVFTQGFNNPEEVARYQAFMEDVAELVAVEFGGSLKAEHGTGRNMAPFVEKEWGSDAYQLMWQLKRLLDPNGILNPDVVLSHDPQIHLKHLKPLPAADEIVDKCIECGFCEPVCPSKGLTLSPRQRIVIWRDIQAKKRAGTDTRKLERDYHYQGIDTCAATGLCAQRCPVGINTGELVKKLRHQEAQHARTANWLAHNFKAAVQGARFTLHAANGARMLLGAPRLATLSAKLSKISAGRIPQWTPAMPQPEHAIRFTPPIEDQRPRVVYLAACVSRVMGPAATDREQTSLLDKTRGLLEKAGYQVVFPDNQDSLCCGQPFASKGYNQQADEKRQELLAALIKASRGGLDPIYCDTSPCTLRLVQDLKDTRLDLYDPVRFIRTHLLDKLTFTPQQEPIAVHVTCSTQHLGESQALIELARLCSVNVVIPEGIHCCGFAGDKGFTTPELNAHALRSLQGAVQYCNEGISTSRTCEIGLSQHSGIDYHGLVYLIDRVTQAKSA, from the coding sequence ATGAGCCTGTCAGAAAACTTCATCCGCGAAGCCCGACGCCTGATCCCCGAACACCGCCGCTTCGACGATCCGCTTTCGACACTGGCCTTCGGTACTGACGCCAGCTTCTATCGACTGATCCCCCAGTTGGTGATCCGAGTCGAGTCCGAAGACGAAGTGGTGGCCCTGCTCAAGCTGGCCCAGACCGAGAAAGTCCCGGTGACCTTTCGCGCAGCAGGCACCAGCCTTTCCGGCCAGGCCATCAGCGATTCGGTATTGCTGGTGCTGGGCGATAACTGGAACGCCCGCGAGGTCCGCGAACAAGGCGCGCAGATTCGTCTGCAACCCGGCGTCATCGGCGCACAGGCCAATGCCTGGCTGGCGCCGTTCGGACGCAAGATCGGACCGGACCCGGCCTCGATCAACGCCTGCAAGATCGGCGGCATCGTCGCCAACAACGCCAGCGGCATGTGCTGCGGTACAGCCCAGAACACCTATCACACACTGGCAGGGATTCGCCTGGTACTGGCTGATGGCACACGCCTGGATACCGAAGACCCGGCCAGCGTGCAGGCCTTTCGCGCCAGCCATATCGTCTTGCTGGAACAACTCGCCCACCTGAGCCGAAAAACCCGCGCCAATACCGAACTGGCCGCCAGAATCCGCCACAAATACCGCCTGAAAAACACCACGGGCCTGTCACTCAACGCCCTGGTGGATTTCGATGAGCCGCTGGATATCCTCAGCCATTTGCTGGTCGGCTCCGAAGGCACGCTGGGCTTCATCAGCGCCGTGACCTACAACACCGTGCCCGACCATCCGCACAAGGCCTCGGCCCTGATCGTCTTCCCGGACGTGGAAACCTGCTGCAACGCCGTCACCGTACTTAAAAGCCAGCCGGTCGCCGCCGTCGAACTGCTGGACCGGCGCAGCATGCGCTCGGTGCAGGACAAACCCGGCATGCCAGCCTTTGTCCGTGAACTCTCGGAAAACGCTTGCGCGTTATTGATCGAAGCACGGGCGGCGTCCGAAGCTTTACTGCATGAGCAACTGGCACACATCATGGCGTCGCTGGCGTCCTTCCCCGTCGAAAAACAGGTCGACTTCACCGAGGACCCGCTGGAAAACGCACGCCTCTGGGCCATTCGCAAAGACACCTTCCCCGCCGTCGGCGCCGTGCGCCAGACCGGCACCACGGTCATCATCGAAGACGTCACCTTCCCGGTAGAACAACTGGCCATTGGCGTGCGCCGCCTGATCGCGCTGTTCGACAAACATCACTATGACGAAGCCATCCTGTTCGGCCATGCGCTGGAGGGCAACCTGCACTTCGTCTTCACCCAGGGCTTCAACAACCCCGAAGAAGTCGCCCGTTATCAGGCCTTCATGGAAGACGTGGCGGAGCTGGTGGCCGTGGAGTTCGGCGGCTCACTCAAGGCCGAGCACGGGACGGGGCGCAACATGGCACCCTTCGTCGAAAAGGAATGGGGCAGCGACGCCTATCAATTGATGTGGCAACTCAAACGCCTGCTCGACCCCAACGGCATTCTCAACCCGGATGTGGTGCTCAGCCACGATCCGCAGATCCACTTGAAGCACCTGAAACCGCTGCCCGCCGCCGACGAAATCGTCGACAAATGCATTGAGTGCGGCTTCTGTGAACCGGTCTGCCCTTCCAAAGGCCTGACCCTGAGCCCGAGGCAACGCATCGTCATCTGGCGCGACATTCAGGCGAAAAAACGCGCCGGAACTGACACTCGAAAACTGGAGCGCGATTACCACTATCAAGGCATCGACACCTGCGCCGCCACCGGCCTGTGCGCCCAACGTTGCCCGGTTGGCATCAACACTGGCGAACTGGTCAAAAAGCTGCGCCATCAGGAAGCACAGCATGCCAGGACGGCCAACTGGCTGGCACACAACTTCAAGGCAGCGGTACAAGGCGCACGCTTTACCCTGCATGCCGCCAACGGCGCGCGCATGTTGCTGGGCGCGCCGAGACTGGCAACACTGTCAGCAAAACTGAGCAAGATTTCCGCCGGCCGCATCCCGCAATGGACACCGGCCATGCCACAGCCTGAACACGCCATTCGCTTCACCCCGCCCATCGAGGACCAACGTCCCAGAGTGGTTTATCTGGCAGCCTGCGTCTCTCGCGTGATGGGGCCTGCGGCCACTGATCGCGAGCAAACCTCACTGCTGGACAAGACCCGTGGCCTGCTGGAAAAAGCCGGTTATCAGGTCGTCTTCCCGGACAATCAGGACAGCCTGTGCTGCGGCCAGCCTTTCGCCTCAAAGGGCTACAACCAGCAAGCCGACGAGAAACGCCAGGAACTGCTGGCCGCGCTGATCAAAGCCAGCCGCGGCGGGCTGGACCCGATCTATTGCGACACCAGCCCTTGCACCCTGCGACTGGTACAAGACCTCAAGGACACACGCCTGGATCTCTACGACCCGGTGCGATTCATCCGCACGCACCTGCTGGACAAACTCACCTTTACCCCGCAACAGGAACCCATTGCCGTTCACGTCACCTGCAGCACCCAGCACCTTGGCGAAAGCCAGGCACTGATCGAACTGGCTCGCCTGTGCAGCGTCAACGTGGTCATCCCGGAAGGCATACATTGTTGCGGATTCGCCGGAGACAAAGGCTTCACAACGCCCGAACTGAACGCCCACGCCTTACGCTCTCTCCAGGGTGCGGTGCAGTACTGCAACGAAGGCATCTCCACCAGCCGCACCTGTGAAATCGGCCTCTCGCAGCACAGCGGCATCGACTATCACGGGCTGGTTTACCTGATCGACCGGGTGACGCAGGCGAAATCCGCATGA
- a CDS encoding LutC/YkgG family protein, whose product MSAKQNILAKLRQSLTGTTPIADNFNEALVTEPWTYAPEERIAQLRKLMEAVHTEIHLCTESDWPRRLGELVHDRQLPSLLIAPGTAHGQRVTEHWATRPELPTLKHYDRPIEQWKKELFDDTPASFTTTAGAIAATGSLILWPTREEPRLMSLVPPVHFALLKASEIYNNLYEAQRKQDWTGGMPTNALLVSGPSKTADIEQVLAYGAHGPKDLVVLIVEDA is encoded by the coding sequence ATGAGCGCCAAGCAAAACATCCTCGCCAAACTGCGTCAGAGCCTGACAGGAACGACGCCGATTGCTGACAACTTCAATGAAGCCCTGGTGACAGAACCCTGGACCTACGCCCCTGAGGAGCGGATCGCCCAGCTACGCAAGCTGATGGAGGCCGTGCACACCGAAATCCACCTGTGTACGGAATCGGACTGGCCCCGAAGGCTTGGCGAGTTGGTGCATGATCGCCAACTGCCCAGCCTGCTGATCGCGCCCGGCACCGCCCATGGCCAACGTGTCACTGAACACTGGGCAACCCGCCCCGAACTGCCAACGCTCAAGCACTACGACCGCCCCATCGAGCAATGGAAAAAAGAACTGTTCGATGACACACCAGCCAGCTTCACCACTACCGCCGGGGCAATCGCAGCCACCGGCAGCCTGATCCTCTGGCCGACCCGGGAAGAGCCGCGCTTGATGAGCCTGGTACCGCCCGTGCATTTCGCCCTGCTCAAGGCCAGCGAGATCTACAACAACCTCTACGAAGCGCAGCGCAAACAGGACTGGACCGGCGGCATGCCGACCAATGCCCTGCTGGTTTCCGGCCCCTCCAAGACTGCCGATATCGAACAGGTGCTGGCTTACGGCGCCCACGGCCCCAAAGACCTTGTGGTCCTGATAGTGGAAGACGCATGA
- a CDS encoding LutB/LldF family L-lactate oxidation iron-sulfur protein, translating to MNTQTRIPAVEVETDFRSRAHQALGDTQLRGNFRRAMDSLMTKRAAAFSDPEEREDLREQGNAIRARALSRLPDLLEQLERNLIRNGVKVHWAETVEQANGIVLSIVNAHEARQVIKGKSMVSEEMEMNDFLGERGVECLEADMGEYIVQMDHEKPSHIIMPAIHKNAGQVGKLFHEKLGVDYTTDVDQLIQIGRRVLRQKFFEADIGVSGVNFAIAETGTLLLVENEGNGRMVTSVPPVHIAVTGIEKVVENLRDTIPLLSLLTRSALGIPITTYVNMISGPRKPHELDGPQEVHLVLLDNGRTQAFADSELRQTLNCIRCGACMNHCPVYTRVGGHTYGEVYPGPIGKIITPHMAGLSKVPDHPSASSLCGACGEVCPVKIPIPALLRRLREENVKAPDAPDRVMRDQGRKYSRKERLIWNAWSKLNTSPGLYRAFAYLATRLRSLMPGDVGPWTQNHSAPKPAARSLHEMAREHLKKRPGEL from the coding sequence ATGAACACGCAAACCCGGATTCCGGCCGTGGAAGTCGAGACGGACTTCCGCTCCCGCGCCCATCAGGCCCTTGGCGACACCCAGTTGCGCGGTAACTTCCGACGCGCCATGGACTCGCTGATGACCAAGCGTGCGGCAGCCTTCAGCGACCCCGAAGAACGTGAAGACCTGCGCGAACAGGGCAATGCGATTCGCGCACGAGCCTTGTCCAGACTGCCGGATCTGCTGGAGCAGCTTGAACGCAATCTGATCCGCAACGGCGTGAAGGTGCATTGGGCCGAAACCGTCGAGCAGGCCAATGGCATCGTGCTCTCCATCGTCAACGCCCACGAAGCCAGACAAGTGATCAAAGGCAAGTCGATGGTCAGTGAAGAGATGGAAATGAACGACTTCCTGGGCGAGCGCGGTGTCGAGTGCCTGGAAGCAGACATGGGCGAATACATCGTGCAGATGGACCACGAAAAGCCCTCGCACATCATCATGCCGGCCATCCACAAGAACGCCGGTCAGGTGGGCAAACTGTTCCATGAAAAACTGGGCGTCGATTACACCACCGACGTCGATCAACTGATCCAGATCGGCCGCCGTGTGCTGCGCCAGAAATTCTTCGAGGCGGATATCGGCGTCTCCGGCGTCAACTTCGCGATCGCCGAAACCGGCACTTTGCTGCTGGTGGAAAACGAAGGCAACGGGCGCATGGTCACCAGCGTGCCACCCGTGCATATCGCCGTGACCGGCATCGAGAAAGTCGTCGAAAACCTGCGCGACACTATCCCCTTGCTGTCACTGCTGACCCGCTCGGCACTGGGCATTCCGATCACGACCTACGTCAATATGATCTCCGGCCCGCGCAAGCCACACGAACTGGATGGCCCGCAGGAAGTGCATCTGGTGCTGCTGGATAACGGCCGTACCCAGGCTTTTGCCGACAGCGAATTGCGCCAGACCCTGAACTGCATTCGTTGCGGCGCCTGCATGAATCATTGCCCGGTCTATACCCGCGTCGGCGGACACACCTACGGCGAGGTGTATCCCGGCCCCATCGGCAAGATCATCACCCCACACATGGCGGGCCTGAGCAAAGTGCCGGATCACCCCAGCGCCTCATCACTCTGCGGTGCATGCGGCGAAGTCTGCCCGGTGAAGATCCCGATTCCGGCCTTGCTGCGCCGCCTGCGCGAAGAAAACGTCAAGGCACCGGATGCGCCCGACCGGGTGATGCGCGACCAGGGTCGCAAGTACTCGCGCAAGGAACGCCTGATCTGGAACGCCTGGTCGAAACTCAATACCTCGCCGGGCCTGTATCGCGCATTCGCTTACCTCGCCACACGCTTGCGCAGCCTGATGCCAGGTGATGTCGGGCCATGGACACAAAACCATAGCGCCCCAAAACCCGCAGCCCGCTCCCTGCATGAAATGGCCCGCGAGCATCTGAAAAAGCGGCCCGGAGAACTCTGA
- a CDS encoding (Fe-S)-binding protein produces the protein MSELFYNASPNATRVAPPRHGPRQYPTEKPQRVYLFGTCVVDLFFPDAGMDAIHLLEREGIQVDYPQEQSCCGQPAYTSGYTEQAREVARAQLALFAGDDPVIVPSGSCAGMFREHYPELFKDEPHTLEQVRALAARTYELTEFLLFVCKTRLNDQGQPIKIALHTSCSARREMNTHLHARELLSQLGNVERVDHDHESECCGFGGTFSVRMPDISGAMVADKTRALKASGADQILTADCGCLMNINGALEKQRESLRGLHLASFLWQRTGGQR, from the coding sequence ATGAGCGAGCTTTTCTACAACGCCTCACCCAATGCCACCCGCGTCGCGCCACCGCGTCATGGGCCACGGCAATACCCGACTGAAAAACCGCAGCGGGTTTACCTGTTCGGCACCTGCGTGGTCGACCTGTTTTTCCCTGACGCCGGGATGGACGCCATTCACCTGCTCGAACGCGAAGGTATCCAGGTCGACTACCCTCAAGAACAAAGCTGCTGCGGACAACCGGCCTACACCAGTGGCTACACCGAGCAGGCCCGGGAAGTGGCACGCGCTCAACTGGCGCTGTTCGCGGGGGACGATCCGGTCATCGTGCCTTCTGGCTCTTGCGCCGGAATGTTTCGCGAACATTATCCCGAACTGTTCAAGGACGAGCCTCACACCCTTGAGCAGGTTCGCGCCCTGGCTGCACGAACCTATGAGCTGACCGAATTCCTGCTGTTCGTCTGCAAGACCCGACTGAACGATCAAGGCCAACCGATCAAGATTGCCCTGCACACCTCCTGCTCGGCGCGTCGTGAAATGAACACCCACCTGCATGCTCGCGAACTGCTGTCGCAACTGGGCAATGTCGAGCGTGTGGATCACGATCATGAAAGCGAATGCTGCGGCTTCGGTGGGACATTCAGCGTGCGCATGCCGGATATTTCCGGAGCGATGGTGGCCGACAAGACACGCGCCCTGAAGGCGTCCGGTGCAGACCAGATTCTCACCGCCGATTGCGGCTGCCTGATGAATATCAACGGCGCACTGGAGAAACAACGCGAATCCCTGCGCGGCCTGCATCTGGCCAGCTTCTTGTGGCAACGCACCGGAGGACAGCGATGA
- a CDS encoding lactate permease LctP family transporter has product MQTWQQLYTPLGSLGISAAAALIPIVFFFLALAVFRLKGHIAGSITLALSVLVAIFAFQMPADMALAAAGYGFAYGLWPIAWIIVAAVFLYKLTVKSGQFEIIRSSVMSITDDQRLQVLLIGFCFGAFLEGAAGFGAPVAITAALLVGLGLNPLYAAGLCLIANTAPVAFGALGIPIIVAGQVSGIDAFKIGAMAGRQLPLLSVFVPFWLMFMMDGVRGVKETWPAALIAGLSFAITQYLTSNFIGPELPDITSALVSIVSLTLFLKVWQPQRASDAVVVSGGSAAVAGSSGGFGQPRTTVKSPYSLGQIIKAWSPFLILTAMVTVWTLKPFKAMFAAGGALQAWTINIAVPYLDQLVIKGTPIVAKATAMPAVYKFDLIAASGTAILFSAILAMIVLRISPKIGLTTFKETLIELRWAIVSIGMVLAFAFVMNYSGMSSTLALVLAGTGSAFPFFSPFLGWLGVFLTGSDTSANALFGSLQATTAHQIGVSDVLMVAANSSGGVTGKMISPQSIAVACAATGLVGRESDLFRFTLKHSLFFATIVGCITYAQAYWFTGMIVH; this is encoded by the coding sequence ATGCAGACCTGGCAACAACTCTATACACCTCTGGGCAGCCTGGGCATTTCCGCCGCCGCTGCGCTCATCCCCATCGTCTTCTTCTTTCTGGCACTGGCCGTTTTCAGGCTCAAAGGCCATATAGCGGGCAGCATCACCCTGGCGCTGTCGGTGCTGGTGGCGATCTTCGCGTTCCAGATGCCTGCCGACATGGCACTGGCCGCCGCCGGTTACGGGTTCGCCTATGGCTTATGGCCCATTGCATGGATCATCGTCGCGGCGGTCTTCCTTTACAAACTGACCGTCAAAAGCGGCCAGTTCGAGATCATCCGCAGTTCGGTCATGTCCATTACCGATGACCAGCGCCTGCAAGTGCTGCTGATTGGTTTCTGCTTCGGTGCCTTCCTGGAAGGCGCAGCCGGTTTCGGTGCGCCGGTGGCGATTACCGCGGCATTACTGGTGGGGCTGGGGCTCAATCCGTTGTACGCCGCAGGCCTGTGCCTGATCGCCAACACCGCACCCGTGGCCTTTGGCGCGCTGGGTATTCCGATCATTGTGGCCGGGCAGGTTTCGGGGATCGATGCGTTCAAGATCGGCGCCATGGCTGGCCGCCAGCTACCGCTGCTATCAGTGTTCGTGCCGTTCTGGCTGATGTTCATGATGGACGGTGTACGGGGTGTCAAGGAAACCTGGCCTGCCGCGCTGATTGCCGGCCTGAGCTTTGCGATTACCCAGTACCTCACTTCCAACTTCATCGGCCCCGAGCTGCCGGACATCACCTCGGCGCTGGTCAGCATCGTGTCCCTGACGCTGTTCCTGAAAGTCTGGCAGCCGCAACGTGCTTCGGACGCGGTCGTCGTCAGCGGTGGCTCGGCAGCTGTCGCGGGCAGCTCCGGTGGTTTCGGCCAGCCACGCACCACCGTCAAGTCGCCCTACAGCCTGGGCCAGATCATCAAGGCCTGGTCGCCCTTCCTGATCCTGACCGCCATGGTCACGGTCTGGACGCTCAAGCCCTTCAAAGCGATGTTCGCGGCGGGTGGTGCTCTGCAAGCCTGGACCATCAACATCGCAGTCCCGTATCTGGACCAATTGGTGATCAAAGGCACGCCCATCGTTGCCAAGGCCACCGCCATGCCAGCGGTCTACAAGTTCGACCTGATCGCCGCGTCGGGCACAGCGATTCTGTTCTCGGCCATCCTGGCCATGATCGTCTTGCGCATCAGCCCTAAGATTGGTCTGACCACTTTTAAAGAAACCCTGATCGAGCTGCGCTGGGCCATCGTCTCCATTGGCATGGTGCTGGCCTTCGCCTTCGTCATGAACTACTCGGGCATGTCCTCGACACTGGCGCTGGTGCTGGCTGGCACGGGCTCTGCGTTCCCGTTCTTCTCGCCGTTCCTCGGCTGGCTGGGCGTGTTTCTGACGGGCTCCGATACTTCGGCCAATGCCTTGTTCGGTTCCCTGCAAGCCACTACTGCCCACCAGATCGGCGTCAGTGACGTGTTGATGGTCGCCGCCAACTCCAGCGGTGGCGTGACCGGCAAGATGATTTCGCCGCAATCCATAGCCGTGGCCTGCGCCGCGACAGGGCTGGTCGGCAGGGAATCGGACCTGTTCCGCTTCACCCTCAAGCACAGCCTGTTTTTCGCCACCATCGTGGGCTGCATCACTTATGCACAGGCCTACTGGTTCACCGGCATGATCGTTCACTGA
- a CDS encoding GntR family transcriptional regulator: MGFDQVRQRRLSDDIVEQLERMILEGTLKSGGRLPAERALAEQFGVSRPSLREAIQKLTAKGLLVSRQGGGNYVVENLGSTFSDPLLHLLESSPDAQRDLLEFRHTLEASCAYYAALRATDVDRERLREAFDALQACYTCTDEVSRAEEGAADASFHLAIAEASHNTVLLHTIRGLFDLLKRNVVINIGGMYQQRAETRDMLIQQHRELYLAIIEGRAEDAREVSSRHLTYVQEVLEEVRQQVQRTARAERRNKM; encoded by the coding sequence ATGGGTTTTGATCAGGTGCGTCAGCGCCGTTTGTCTGATGACATTGTCGAGCAACTGGAACGAATGATTCTTGAAGGCACGCTCAAGTCAGGTGGACGCCTGCCAGCAGAGCGGGCGCTTGCCGAGCAGTTTGGTGTTTCCCGTCCTTCCCTGCGTGAGGCCATCCAGAAACTGACGGCTAAGGGGTTGCTGGTCAGCCGTCAGGGCGGTGGTAACTATGTGGTCGAAAACCTGGGGTCGACCTTCAGCGACCCGTTGCTGCATCTATTGGAAAGCAGCCCCGATGCCCAGCGCGACCTGCTGGAGTTTCGCCACACGCTGGAAGCTTCCTGCGCCTACTACGCAGCCCTGCGCGCCACCGATGTGGACCGTGAGCGCCTGCGTGAGGCTTTCGATGCCTTGCAGGCCTGCTACACCTGCACCGACGAGGTGAGTCGGGCCGAGGAGGGCGCTGCCGATGCCAGCTTCCACCTGGCGATTGCCGAGGCCAGCCATAACACCGTTTTGCTGCATACGATTCGGGGGTTATTCGACCTGCTCAAGCGCAATGTGGTGATCAATATCGGCGGCATGTACCAGCAGCGCGCTGAAACCCGCGACATGCTCATCCAGCAGCATCGTGAGTTGTATCTGGCGATTATCGAAGGGCGTGCCGAGGATGCGCGGGAGGTGTCCAGCCGCCACCTGACCTATGTGCAGGAAGTGCTGGAAGAAGTACGGCAACAGGTTCAACGCACAGCGCGTGCGGAGCGCCGAAACAAGATGTGA
- the smpB gene encoding SsrA-binding protein SmpB: MAKLKKHPTGTIAQNKKARHDYFIEHKFEAGLVLAGWEVKSLRANKVQLVDSYVLLKDGEAWLMGSHITPLKTASTHVIADPTRTRKLLLNQRELEKLTSSVQQKGYACVALSLYWKQHLIKCEIALGKGKKEYDKRHTERERDSDRELQRAVRSKGKDD; this comes from the coding sequence ATGGCTAAGCTCAAGAAACATCCCACAGGGACCATCGCGCAAAATAAAAAGGCGCGTCACGATTACTTCATCGAACACAAGTTCGAGGCCGGTCTGGTCCTGGCTGGCTGGGAAGTAAAAAGCCTGCGTGCCAACAAGGTGCAGCTGGTTGACAGTTATGTGCTGCTCAAGGATGGCGAGGCCTGGCTGATGGGCAGCCATATCACGCCGCTCAAGACCGCTAGCACACACGTCATCGCTGACCCGACACGCACCCGTAAACTGTTGCTGAACCAGCGCGAGCTTGAAAAGCTCACAAGCTCGGTGCAGCAGAAAGGTTATGCCTGCGTAGCCCTTTCCCTTTACTGGAAGCAGCACTTGATCAAGTGCGAAATTGCTCTGGGCAAAGGCAAGAAGGAATACGACAAGCGCCATACCGAGCGAGAGCGCGATTCGGACCGCGAGCTGCAACGGGCCGTGCGCAGCAAGGGCAAAGACGACTGA
- a CDS encoding type II toxin-antitoxin system RatA family toxin: MTTHIQRSALLPYPARFLYDLVNDVARYPEFLPWCAAAVVLEESETHMRASLEVAKGGLSQKFVTRNVLVPGESIVMDLVEGPFSQLHGVWTFKPLGDKACKISLDLTFDYAGSIVRATLGPLFNQAANTLVDAFCQRAKELHV, encoded by the coding sequence ATGACTACGCATATTCAGCGCTCGGCTCTTTTGCCGTATCCGGCCCGGTTTCTGTACGACCTGGTCAATGATGTGGCTCGTTATCCCGAGTTTTTGCCTTGGTGCGCTGCGGCGGTGGTGCTTGAGGAAAGCGAGACGCACATGCGTGCAAGTCTGGAGGTCGCCAAAGGCGGCCTGAGCCAGAAGTTTGTAACGCGCAATGTACTGGTGCCCGGAGAATCCATTGTGATGGATCTGGTCGAGGGGCCTTTCAGTCAATTGCATGGTGTCTGGACATTCAAGCCACTGGGTGACAAGGCCTGCAAGATCAGCCTGGACCTCACCTTCGATTATGCCGGCTCCATTGTGCGCGCCACGCTGGGGCCGCTGTTCAATCAGGCGGCCAATACCCTGGTGGATGCCTTTTGTCAGCGAGCCAAAGAGCTGCATGTCTGA
- a CDS encoding RnfH family protein, with product MSDELIQIEVVHAAVDRQVLLSVSVPAGSSVRQALFASGMQSRFPELDLAECPVGIFGKAVKDPSVRLLEAGDRIEIYRPLLADPMEVRRLRAAKARLNRGAGS from the coding sequence ATGTCTGACGAACTGATCCAGATCGAGGTGGTGCATGCTGCCGTTGATCGCCAGGTGTTGCTCAGCGTCTCGGTGCCAGCGGGTTCGTCGGTTCGTCAGGCGCTTTTTGCATCAGGCATGCAGAGCCGGTTTCCCGAGCTGGATCTGGCTGAATGCCCTGTGGGTATTTTTGGTAAGGCCGTGAAAGATCCTTCGGTTCGTTTGCTGGAGGCGGGTGATCGCATCGAGATCTATCGCCCGCTGCTGGCTGACCCCATGGAAGTGCGGCGCTTGCGTGCGGCCAAGGCGCGCTTGAACAGAGGTGCCGGGTCCTGA
- a CDS encoding outer membrane protein assembly factor BamE has translation MQNTKLLLTSFTLVGLLALAGCSFPGVYKIDIQQGNVVTQDMIDQLRPGMTRRQVRFIMGNPLLTDTFHTDRWDYLYSLQPGGGERQQERVSLIFNGNDQLVSLSGDFMPGVSRDEAILGNSSNQTVPAENQPQQAPEAPAKPGSLLDQIQKDVDSVETVPVPVQEPLETTPH, from the coding sequence ATGCAAAACACCAAGCTCTTGCTAACCAGTTTCACCCTTGTGGGACTGCTCGCACTCGCCGGTTGTTCATTCCCCGGGGTTTACAAAATCGACATCCAACAGGGAAATGTCGTCACGCAGGACATGATAGACCAGTTACGTCCCGGAATGACCCGGCGACAAGTACGGTTTATCATGGGCAACCCTCTGTTGACAGATACATTTCACACTGATCGCTGGGACTACCTGTACAGCCTGCAGCCTGGTGGCGGTGAACGCCAGCAGGAACGCGTCAGCCTGATCTTCAACGGTAACGACCAACTGGTCAGCCTGTCCGGTGACTTCATGCCTGGCGTAAGCCGCGATGAAGCCATTCTCGGCAACAGCAGCAACCAGACAGTTCCAGCTGAAAACCAGCCACAGCAAGCGCCCGAAGCGCCAGCCAAGCCAGGCTCGCTGCTGGACCAGATCCAGAAGGACGTGGACAGTGTCGAAACTGTTCCAGTGCCTGTGCAGGAACCCCTGGAAACAACTCCGCATTAA
- the fur gene encoding ferric iron uptake transcriptional regulator, giving the protein MVENSELRKAGLKVTLPRVKILQMLDSAEQRHMSAEDVYKALMEASEDVGLATVYRVLTQFEAAGLVVRHNFDGGHAVFELADGGHHDHMVNVESGEVIEFFDEEIEKLQKAIVERHGYDLVDHNLVLYVRNKKA; this is encoded by the coding sequence ATGGTTGAAAATAGCGAACTACGTAAAGCAGGACTTAAGGTGACCTTACCACGGGTCAAAATCCTTCAAATGCTCGATTCTGCCGAGCAGCGCCACATGAGTGCCGAAGATGTCTACAAGGCGCTGATGGAGGCTAGCGAGGATGTCGGTCTGGCCACGGTCTACCGTGTTCTGACTCAGTTTGAAGCTGCTGGATTGGTGGTTCGCCACAATTTCGACGGCGGTCATGCTGTGTTCGAGCTGGCTGATGGCGGCCACCACGACCATATGGTCAATGTGGAGTCCGGCGAGGTGATCGAGTTCTTCGACGAAGAAATCGAAAAGCTGCAAAAGGCTATCGTCGAGAGACACGGTTACGATCTGGTAGATCACAATCTTGTGCTCTACGTTCGTAACAAAAAGGCGTAA